One window of the Candidatus Omnitrophota bacterium genome contains the following:
- a CDS encoding aspartate aminotransferase family protein, whose protein sequence is MRKTEILKDYDNYILTTYTRTPAIFVKGKGMTLIDITGKKYLDFFPGWGVSNVGHCHTKVVSAVRDQIGKLIHVPNNFYNPNQLKLAQEIVHWSFPAKIFFCNSGAEACEAAIKFSRIYGKKDRYEIISMEKSFHGRTLGALSATGQKKYQEGFAPLVEGFRIVPFNDIDAVKKSITDKTAAIMLELVQGEGGVHIAKKEYIQELSKICKEKNILLIFDEVQTGLGRTGEMFAYKNYGVTPDIMILAKSLGGGLPIGAIVVKKEISDVFKPGMHASTFGGSPIVCKAALGVFKAIEKNSMLKNAKKMGLYAIEKFEELKKEFSCIKEVRGLGLMLAIELNIEGKPIFDECFENGLIVNCTQGNILRIMPALNVTKKQMDKAFYILKKSFKKVTK, encoded by the coding sequence ATGCGAAAAACAGAAATCTTAAAAGATTACGATAATTATATTCTAACAACGTATACACGCACGCCGGCTATCTTTGTTAAAGGAAAAGGCATGACTCTAATTGATATAACTGGAAAAAAATATTTAGATTTCTTTCCTGGCTGGGGCGTTAGCAATGTAGGTCATTGTCACACAAAAGTTGTTTCGGCTGTTCGAGATCAAATTGGAAAATTAATCCATGTTCCTAATAACTTTTATAATCCAAATCAGCTAAAATTAGCGCAAGAAATTGTTCACTGGTCTTTTCCAGCAAAAATATTCTTCTGCAATAGTGGTGCTGAAGCCTGTGAAGCTGCTATTAAATTTTCTCGTATTTACGGGAAAAAAGATCGCTATGAAATTATCAGCATGGAAAAATCATTTCATGGTCGCACTCTTGGCGCCCTTTCGGCAACAGGACAAAAAAAGTACCAAGAGGGCTTTGCTCCTTTAGTCGAAGGATTTCGCATTGTTCCATTTAATGATATCGACGCCGTTAAGAAGTCAATTACTGATAAAACAGCTGCCATCATGCTTGAACTTGTTCAAGGGGAAGGTGGCGTTCATATTGCAAAAAAAGAATATATTCAAGAGCTTTCTAAGATTTGCAAAGAAAAAAACATCCTGCTTATCTTTGATGAAGTTCAAACAGGCCTTGGTCGAACCGGAGAAATGTTTGCCTACAAAAACTACGGCGTAACACCAGATATCATGATCTTAGCAAAATCTTTAGGTGGCGGGTTACCCATCGGAGCAATTGTTGTTAAAAAAGAAATTTCAGATGTATTTAAACCCGGCATGCACGCATCAACATTCGGCGGAAGTCCTATTGTTTGCAAAGCAGCTCTTGGTGTTTTTAAGGCCATTGAAAAAAACAGCATGTTAAAAAACGCTAAAAAAATGGGATTGTATGCCATTGAAAAATTTGAAGAACTAAAAAAAGAATTTTCATGTATCAAAGAAGTTCGAGGACTTGGGCTGATGCTCGCTATCGAGCTGAATATCGAAGGAAAACCCATTTTTGATGAATGCTTCGAAAATGGGCTTATTGTTAATTGCACACAAGGGAATATTTTACGCATTATGCCAGCTTTAAACGTAACAAAAAAACAAATGGATAAAGCATTTTATATTCTCAAGAAATCATTTAAGAAAGTGACAAAATGA